The Niabella beijingensis genomic interval GAGGATACCGGAAATGGACTGTTTATAAAAGGAATGGAATTCCGGTATTTTATCCACCTTACAAAAAAGACCGGAGCCTTTGATCCGGAATTCATAATTGCGTTCATCGATAAGCGCCGAGTTCACCGATTCGATGATCCCTTTGAACTGGTGACAGGAAGTATCGCTGCTGTCCTTGAAATCGATCTGCAGCTCCCGGCCCAGAACGGCTTTCTTAAAATCAATGATCGCATCCAGTGTTCCATGATCATCGTCTGCCCGCATGGAAAATGAAAAAGCGTTTACATTTACGAACGCTTCATCCAGGAAGAGATTGGAGAAGACAACCGGCTGGTTGTTGCGGTATCCCTGTATAACGATCTCGGTTTTGCTCAGAATGGCATCATTTGACATGTGTTATTATTTAAGCCGGCTTTAAGCAGATGAAATGCATGTTCACGCTAGGTCAGGCTGGGGCCAGATCGGTCGGAAACACCTACCTGCCTGCCTGATGTCCTTTCTTAGATTACACAGCTCATTAATTGCCTAGTTACAGAATAGGTTTTTATTTTCAGTAAAAATAGATCTTTGCGTTACTACAAACCATCGCTATTATTAGGTATAGCCCACCCTTTTCTTTTTTTCTACTTTTGATACCAGGTCATTCGCATCAGAAAAGAATACCATAATTAAAACAACATGAGCTCCCGGAATAACCATATTATGAAACCTCCGTTTCGCGCCGAAGCCATATGTGCGGGGTTGATCAGATCGGGAATTCCGGCAGATCAGATCGTTGTTCATGCAAGAGGCGGCTTCAGAAAAAGCTTTAGCGACGACGTGGCGGAACTGGACGAGACCGGCTCCGGATTTGAGCTGACCGTGAACAGGGACAGCCTCTATGACAAGCTGCCGGAAGGACTCTTTCATCAGACAAAAGGTAACAGCCGGATCCGCACCATAGAAGATGCCGTTCAGGAGCACAAACGGTATAAGGAAGAAGAGCGGCTGGCCCGGAAGTTTTTTTCGCCACTGGAACAGCTCCTGTTCCGCTACCAGGTTCTTTTGGAAAAAGAAGAACAGGACATGCAGTTTGATCTCCAGGGAGGAAGATTGAACCGGGCATGGTTTGATTTCTGGAACTTCGACACCGCATTGCCGGGAGAGGAAGCCGGCCGGATGTTGCAACTGATGCCCTATCTGCATGCCATAAAAGGGAACCCCGCCGATACAGCAGAAGCGCTGGCCTATATACTGAATAAAAAAGTGCTGCTGCGTGAAGCAGAGAAGCCCAGTGCGGTTCCCCTGTCATCTCCGGATGCGCTCGCCGAAACGCGGCTGGGAGGAAACAGTACGATCGGCGATAACACGCTGGAGTTGTTTCATCACTGGGTATTTTCGATTGAGGGCACAACAGGCAGGGAACTGCTGCTCTTTGTCCCCCAACCCGGCCAGACAACTATTCTGCAAAAATTCGAAGACCTCTTTGTTCCATTTGAAATAGATGTGCAATTTGAATTTGATATACAGGAAAAGGAGGCGGGTAAAGATCTTGGTTCGGTACTCGGCTATGGAGCCCATATCTGATCCGGGTCTTACAACTGTTTATTTCAAAACTTAATAACTATGGCGTTAAAGTTTTTTATACTCTACGCAGGCCTGTTTTTATTCTCGTCACTGGCACTGATCCCTTTGATCCGGCAAATGAGCAGCTCATTCAGCAACAGGGGCAAACGTCCCTGGATCTTTAGCTTTGTTGCCTCGGCCCTTTCATCCGGTGCTGCCTTTGCCATTACTTATATTACCCAAAACCTGTTTACAACGTTCTGGCTGCTTGGCGGGCTGTTCCTGGTCCTGGGTTTCCTTTTTGTATTACTCGTGCATAAGAAATATTTCCGTGCCCGTCATGACAACCGCAACAAACAGCTGTTCTCGGAGCTGCTTTTCGGCTGCTCGATACTTTTCCTTTGCGTTGCCCTTTTCTCCTCGCTGCAGTATTTTCTCAAAGACCGGAATTTTATGTATTTCCCGATGTTGCTGTGCATGCTGTTCTTTTTTATCCCGGTTCTGGTACTGCATACATTTGATGCTGCTATAAATATCCCCAGGCCGGACTACCCGGCATGGCAGTATCCGGAACAAACACTCGAACTGCCGGACGAAAAGGAAGGGGAACACCTTTATGTGATCTGGTTTGAAATAGCAAAAAAACTCACGGATACCCAACGCACCTTTTTCAGGGGAAAGGCCCCGGAAGACATGTTGCTGGGCGATCTGTTCTATCATTTTATCAATGAGTACAATGAGGATCACAGCGAAACACCGATTGAATATAAGAACGACGAGAAAACCTCCGAATGGCAGTTCCGGACCCGGTCCCGCTGGTACAATTTCTCAAAAGTACTGGATGCGGCCTCCCCGGTGGCCCGGAACCCGATAAAAGAAAATACTATTATTATCTGTGAACGGGTTCAGTAACCACCCGTTATTCAAAAACTAAAACATGGACAACGGATCTACTTTTTTACGTGTAAACTGGTCGGACGGCATGAAGCTGAACAAAGCGCTTTTTATTGCCCAGGACAATGCCGCCGCCGCCGCTTCCCACCAGCTGATCGCCTCCACACTGTCTCCTATAAGATACGGGCTGCTGCCGGTGGAAAAGAACTTTTCGGTAAGGATGGCTGTAGACAACCAGCATACCATCCGGGTTTCGGTGCTTTCCTGTAAAGCGCTTACCCTAGGCG includes:
- a CDS encoding TssN family type VI secretion system protein, with the translated sequence MALKFFILYAGLFLFSSLALIPLIRQMSSSFSNRGKRPWIFSFVASALSSGAAFAITYITQNLFTTFWLLGGLFLVLGFLFVLLVHKKYFRARHDNRNKQLFSELLFGCSILFLCVALFSSLQYFLKDRNFMYFPMLLCMLFFFIPVLVLHTFDAAINIPRPDYPAWQYPEQTLELPDEKEGEHLYVIWFEIAKKLTDTQRTFFRGKAPEDMLLGDLFYHFINEYNEDHSETPIEYKNDEKTSEWQFRTRSRWYNFSKVLDAASPVARNPIKENTIIICERVQ